The genomic window CCGCCATGGCGGGCTACGACGTGGTCGAGATCGCCTCCCAGGGCGACGGCACCGTCAGCTTCGAGGACGTCGCGGATGCCTCCGGCAAGGTGCGGAAGGGCCTCACGACCCTCCTGGCCGAGCTGGGCGGGGAGGTGGCGGGCCTCATGATCACCAACCCCAACACCCTGGGCGTTTTCGAATACCGCATCAAGGACATCTGCGACGCCCTGCACGGCGTGGGCGGCCTGGTCTACATGGACGGCGCCAACATGAACGCCCTGGTGGGCGTGGCCCGGCCCGGGGACTTCGGCGTGGACGTCATGCACCTGAACCTCCACAAGACCTTCTCCACCCCCCACGGCGGCGGCGGACCCGGCTCCGGCCCCGTGGCCTGCACCGCGGCCCTGGAGCCCTTCCTGCCCCGGCCCGTGGTCGTGCGCGAGACGAAGGCCGTGGGCGAGGGCCAGGTGCCCCTGCACAGCTACCGCCTGGACTGGGACCGCCCCCAGAGCATGGGCAAGGTCCACACGTTCTTCGGCAACTTCGGCATCCTGGTGCGCGCGCTCACCTACTGCGCCAGCCACGGCGGCGACGGCCTCAAGGCCGCCACCCTGCGCGCCATCGTGAACGCGAACTACATCCGCAAGCAGCTGGAGGGCACGTACCACCTGGAGTACCAGACGCCCACCCTCCACGAGGTGATCTTCGACGACAGCTACCTGGCCCAGCACGACATCCACACCCTGGACGTGGCCAAGGGGCTCATCGACCGCGGCTTCCACCCGCCCACCATCTATTTCCCGGCCATCGTCCACGGGGCGCTCATGATCGAGCCCACGGAAAGCGAAGGCAAGGAGGAGATGGACGCCTTCATCGATGCCATGAAGGACATCGCCCGGGAAGCGGCCGAGAACCCCGAAGCGCTCCACCAGGCGCCGGTGCTGGCCCCCATGCGCCGCCTGGACGAGACCACAGCCGCCCGGAAGCCCGTGCTGCGCTGGACCCGGCCCCAGTAGAATCCTCCGAACGCCATCCCCCCCGGTGCTCCGGGGGGGATTTCATTGTGCGGGCTGCCCGGCCATGGTCCAGGCGAGCAGGATCAGTTGGGCCGTATGCTGGCCGGCCTGGGCGAGCTGTTCCCGGACCGACCGGCCCTGGCGCTGACCGAACCGCACCCAGTAGGCGTCGGACCGGGTCCGGATTGCGCCTGCCGAAGGGTCGGAAGCGCGGTCATCCGCCAGGAGGGCTGGGACCAGGGCCCGGCTCTGCTCCAGCCAGCGCCAGGGGGCCTGGAGGAGGTTCGGCTCCAGGGCGGCGGGGCGCACTTCAGGTTCAAGGGTCATGCGATCCACCAGGTCGCTTTCCCAGCGGCTGTGGATGCCTCTTTGCCCGGTAGATTGCCCGTCATAGTCGGAGACCGTGTGGAGCGGCACGTGGCTGTCGCCGACATAATGGCTGAGGAGGGAGGCCTGGTAGGCCACCCGGGCCCGGTCACCCTTCCGGAAGGCCTGGGCGAGGTCCCTCACCCGGTCCTGGATCACCCAGGGCACCTGCCCGGACCTCTGGAAGATCGCCGGCCCGACCTTTTCCCGGGCTTCGCCCAGGAGGGTGGGAACCCCCCCGGGGTAGCGGTCCATGTCGAGGAAATGCCGGGGACCTTCCAGGGGGTCGTCCTTCCACGCGTCGGGATCGCTGCTGTGGGCCTCCACGAAGCCCTCCTGGCCCTTGAACCAGGCGGCTGGGCCCGCTGGAAGGTCCAGGATGGCCAGGCGAGCTACCATCCGGTGCCCCTTCCGCCCCCAGGCGGCCAGGGGGGAGGGGGCGAGGATGGCCATGAGCATGAGGAGAGGGCAACAGCGCATGGACCCATCTTAGTGTGCCCGTGTCGCAACATTCGAAGGGGCGTCCTGCCGGGAAGGATGGGAGACCGGGACCTGGGGCCTTCCGGCGCGGACCCAGGCGAACAGGATCATTTCAGCGGTGCGCTGGGCGGCCAAGGTGAGCTGTTCCTTCACGTGGGGTTCCTGCAGCTGCCTGAAGG from Geothrix sp. 21YS21S-2 includes these protein-coding regions:
- a CDS encoding S1/P1 nuclease is translated as MRCCPLLMLMAILAPSPLAAWGRKGHRMVARLAILDLPAGPAAWFKGQEGFVEAHSSDPDAWKDDPLEGPRHFLDMDRYPGGVPTLLGEAREKVGPAIFQRSGQVPWVIQDRVRDLAQAFRKGDRARVAYQASLLSHYVGDSHVPLHTVSDYDGQSTGQRGIHSRWESDLVDRMTLEPEVRPAALEPNLLQAPWRWLEQSRALVPALLADDRASDPSAGAIRTRSDAYWVRFGQRQGRSVREQLAQAGQHTAQLILLAWTMAGQPAQ
- the gcvPB gene encoding aminomethyl-transferring glycine dehydrogenase subunit GcvPB; this encodes MMNRTREPLIFERSVAGKVGMDLPRLDVPAARDTRPAHLRRTPFDALPSVTEVDVIRHFTRLSKWNYGVDDGLYPLGSCTMKHNPRLNEKTAGLDGFCDSHPMAGAPYVQGNLAVIHTLQEWLKEITGLAAVTLQPSAGAAGELTGVMLIRSFHVAHGRKRRVILIPDSAHGTNPATAAMAGYDVVEIASQGDGTVSFEDVADASGKVRKGLTTLLAELGGEVAGLMITNPNTLGVFEYRIKDICDALHGVGGLVYMDGANMNALVGVARPGDFGVDVMHLNLHKTFSTPHGGGGPGSGPVACTAALEPFLPRPVVVRETKAVGEGQVPLHSYRLDWDRPQSMGKVHTFFGNFGILVRALTYCASHGGDGLKAATLRAIVNANYIRKQLEGTYHLEYQTPTLHEVIFDDSYLAQHDIHTLDVAKGLIDRGFHPPTIYFPAIVHGALMIEPTESEGKEEMDAFIDAMKDIAREAAENPEALHQAPVLAPMRRLDETTAARKPVLRWTRPQ